The Longimicrobiales bacterium sequence GGGCTCGCGCGGTAGCCGATGCTGGCAGAGTGCACCGGCTGCGTGTAGTAGCCCATGAACACGAGCGTGCGCAGCCCCCACACTCCCCGGCGCAGCAGGACATGGCGCGCCCGCTCCAGGTCGTGGAGGACGCGCTCCCGCGTTTCGCGCGGCAGCTCGGAGAAGCGACGCCGGTGGCGCAGGACCGGATAGACGTTCAGCACCCGCAGGAACATGACGATCTGGCGCTGCGCCTTGCGCGGCCGCTGCGCCAGCGCGTCCTGGACGATCCGTTCCACACTGGCCCAGCCGGACTCGTCGAGCGTGGTCGCGGCCGGCAGGATCGCTTCAGCCGCCGCGCGGAATGTGCGTCGGGCGGGCGCGAGCAGGCTCACAGGCCACGCATCTCCTCGGCCTCCGCCACACGACGCAGCGCGATCGCGTACGCGGCCGTACGCAACGTCACGTCGTGTTCTCGAGCGACGCCCGCCACCTCGCGATAGGCCGCGACCATCTTCTTCTCCAGCGCCGAGTTCACCTGCTCCTCGTCCCAGCGGAACTGCTGCAGGTTCTGCGTCCACTCGAAGTACGAGACAACGACGCCACCCGCATTTGCGAGAAAGTCCGGCAGCACGAGGATGCCGCGCTCTGCCAGGATCTTGTCCGCGATCGGAGTCGTCGGGCCGTTGGCCGCCTCGACCAGCACGCGGCAGGCCAGCTCGTTCGCGTTGTCCTCCTTGGTGATCACACCGCCGAGCGCCGCCGGGATCATGTAGTCGCAGGGCACGCTCCAGAGCTTCTCATTCGTGAGCGGGTCCCCGCCCTCGAACCCGGCGACGCCGTGGGTACTGTGCACGTGTTTCGTCAGCGCCGGGATGTCGAGGCCGGAGTCACTGAAAACGCCGCCCGTCGCATCGGTCACCGCGACGATGCGAACTCCCTCCTCGTACAGGAAGCTGGCGAGATGGCTGCCGACGTTGCCGAACCCCTGGAGCGCGGCGGTGCCGCCCTTCCAGGGAATGCCGTACTCGCGTGCGGCTTCGCGCATCACGATCATCACCCCGCGACCCGTCGCCGCCTCGCGGCCGTACGAGCCCCCCAGGGTGATCGGCTTGCCGGTCACGATCGCGGGCGTGTAGCCCCGCTTGGCACTGTACTCGTCCAGCATCCACGCCATTACCTGGCCGTCCGTACCCATGTCGGGCGCGGGAATGTCGCGGTACGGGCCGAGTGCGATCGCGATGCGCTCCGTGAACTTGCGCGTGAGCCGCTCCAGCTCGGTGCGCGACAGCTCCGACGGGTCGACACTCACGCCCCCCTTGGCGCCGCCGAAGGGCAGGTCGAGCAGTGCCGTCTTCCACGTCATCAGCGTCGCCAGTCCGCGGACCTCGTCGAGGTCCACGGTCGGGTGGTAGCGCACCCCGCCCTTGGTCGGACCGCGCGCGCCATTGTGCTGCACCCGATGACCGATGCAGACACGCACACTGCCGTCATCCATGAGCACGGGCACCTGCACGGTGATCTCACGGAACGGCGTGCGCAGGCGAAGTCGCATCTCCGGAGAAAGCTGCAGCAGATTCGCAGCGGCTTCGAGCTGGTTGGTCGTGATCGATTCGACGTTGAGACGGGTCATTCGGCTCGGGTTCGCGGATGGAGGAGTGTCGCGCGCGGCTGGGCCGTCGCTCAGGTTGCCGTTCGCCCCACGGCTACGCAAGACACGGACGAGAGAGCGTCCGCACCCATCCCCAGCGGCACGCGAGCCGCGTCAATCAGCGCAACCATGTGGCGGTCCGCCGGGTATAGTCCCCCAGTGGTCGCACGCGAGAACGGTTCTCCATGACGGGCAGCGACTCCTTCATCCCTCTACGACGGCGCAGGCACGTGCTCGGTTTTCTGATCCTGCTCTTCATCGCACTCCCCGTACTCGAGCTCGTGCTGCTGCTTCGCATCGGCAGCTGGATCGGCGCGCTGCCGACGATCCTGCTCGTCATCGCGACCGGCATCGTTGGAGCCTCGCTCGCCCGTACGCAGGGCGTTGCCGTCCTCGCGCGCATCCAGCGGGAACTCGCCCAGGGACGTCCGCCCGTTGCATCGATGGTGGACGGCTTCCTCATCTTCGCGGCCGGCGTGCTCCTGCTCACGCCCGGCGTCATCACCGACGTCTTCGGTGTCGCGTTTCTGCTGCCGCCGGTGCGCGCACTCGTGCGCCGCGGACTCGCCGGTCGGCTCCAGCGCATGGCAGAAGCTGGAACCGCCCGCTTCACCGTCCTGCGCAATGTCCCTCACTGGCCGCAGCAGGAAACCCGCGAGCCCGCGGAGCGGCCGCAGGGTCGCGACGTCAGCAACCTCTGACCAGGCGTCCGCCCGCAGTGCTCACATCCGGTGGCGGATGTCGATCACCAGCCGGTTCGGCGACTCCAGCTCGAAGACCCGGAACGGGTTCGGCGTGCGCAGCGCCGCTACCCATGTCACGTCCGCCTCGAAATCGCACGTTGCAACCAGCCGCAGCAGCACAGGGAACTCGAAACGACGGTCGCGCTGGCTGACGGTCGCCTGACCCTCCTCGTTGTGTGCCGCGGCGGGCTGCAGTTGCACCGACAGAAAGCCCGTGCCAGGCAGCTCCACCTCCTCGCCCGACCCGCATTGTGTGACCGGCAGCCGCACGTACTGGACGCGGTAGCCGGGCACGGCGCCCGTACCGAAGTCCATGACGATCCGATCGAACCCATCATGTGATGCTTCACGCACGTCGATCAGCACCGCATGCTCGTCACGCTGGACGGAGATCGCATCGGTGGTCCAGGCCGTATCCGCCTGCGAGATCTGGCTCGGCATCTCCGGCGCGTTCGGATCGAGGGAGTCGCCCGCGGTGCCTGCCGCAGTCCCGCGCGGGGTTCCGAGCGTTCGCTCTGCTTCCTCCGGTGTGCAGGCGGCGAGGAGCAGAGGGAGCAGCAGAATGGATCGTATCACGTGGTGTTCTCCTGGTGACCCGGATGCCCGGTTTGGCCCGCTCCTTGCCCCTTGAGCGGCAGGAACACGGTTGTACGGAACGGAAACTGGAGGAAACATGAAGCGCAAGGCGATGTTCTTCTTCGTACCCGCACTGGCGTTCGGCCTGGCGGCGTGCACGGCAGAGCAGACGGAGGAGGGTGATCTTCCGGATGTCGACGTCCAGGGTGGCCAGCTCCCTGAGTACGATGTGGATGCAGCGGACGTCGAGATTGGCACCGACACGCAGACGGTGCGTGTGCCCGATATCGATGTGACGGCCCCGGAGCCTGATCCGGAGCCGGAGCCGCCGACCAGCAACTAAGCTGGTCGGTCGGTTCGAAAAGGGGCCGGTTGATGCGAATCAGCCGGCCTCTTTCACGTCTATCCCGCGTACCAGCCGCTCGACGTCCTGCTTCCGGACCAGCTCGTCCTCGCTGGCATGCAGCACGGCAGTACCGGCCGCGACAGCGTAGCGGAGCGCTTCCGCGGGCTCTGATCCATCCAGTCGCATCACCAGCGCGGCGAGGAATGCGTCACCCGCGCCGACTGCGGAAGCGGATGGTGGTGCAGGCGGTGCCCATGCATGCAGTGCGGTCGGGAGGTGCCGTGTCGCCAGCACGGCCCCCTCGGCTGCCATGGTGACTGCGGCTGCGTGTGCTCCGAGATCGAGCAGTGCGCGGGCCGCCGCGGCCGCCTCACGCACGCCGTCTATGCGCCGGTCGAGGAGTCGCGCCGCTTCCGGCAGGTTGGGCGCGAGCAGCGTGCAGCCGGGTGCAGCAGCACGCAGGGCGGGCCCATCGCCGTCGACCACGACACGCGCGCCGGCTGCGAGCGCCCGATCACGGACCCGGGCGTGGAAATTGGCGTCGAAGCCGGGCGGCACGCTGCCGCTGCTGACGACCCAGTCTCCGGCAGCCACGCACTCGTCCAGTTCATGGAGCAGCGTCGTCTCCTCCTGCGGACTGCACGCTGGCCCGACGGGATTGATCAGCATGGCGCGGCCACTGGTGCGCTCGCGCACTGCGACGAACGTCCGGGTGGTGCCCGGCGCTGTCGCGGCACGGACGTCGATCCCCTCCGCGTCGAGAAGATTGCGCAGCTCCTGCCCGGTGTTGCCGCCGAGCAGTGTTACCGCGAGCGACTCGCCGCCGAGCTCGCGCACGGCGCGCGTGACATTGATCCCCTGACCGCCAGCGCGACGGCGCGGCATGGCGACACGGTTCGCATCATCCCAGACGAGCGTGTCTGCTTCGAACAGCAGATCGATCGATGGGTTCGGGGTGACGGTGATGACGCGTGGCACTCAGACCTTGATGAAAATCCGGCGCCTGTACAGCACGCTCATTGCCGCAAGCCAGAGGGTGGTGTAGAGCAGTGCGAACGCCAGTGACGCATTCACGGGAGAGAGCCAGGACGCGAGCAGGTTCTGGTAGATCCAGGTCTTGAGCGCCACGTCGTCCCCGACCCGGACCATCGTGATCACGCGTGCGAACAGGCTGGACAGGAAAAACGCAGCGATGGCGTTGGTGCCGAACACGACGAATGGCGTCGCCCACGTCTTCCAGCCCCGGACGTCGATCAGCCAGTAGCAGATCGCGAGCGTATGGCAGGCCATGCCGGCGGTAAAGATCACGTACGAGCTGGTCCAGAGCGGCTTGTTGATGGGGAACACCGCGTCCCAGGCGAGTCCGAGCA is a genomic window containing:
- a CDS encoding gluconate 2-dehydrogenase subunit 3 family protein, translating into MSLLAPARRTFRAAAEAILPAATTLDESGWASVERIVQDALAQRPRKAQRQIVMFLRVLNVYPVLRHRRRFSELPRETRERVLHDLERARHVLLRRGVWGLRTLVFMGYYTQPVHSASIGYRASPRGWKALRT
- a CDS encoding Glu/Leu/Phe/Val dehydrogenase dimerization domain-containing protein yields the protein MTRLNVESITTNQLEAAANLLQLSPEMRLRLRTPFREITVQVPVLMDDGSVRVCIGHRVQHNGARGPTKGGVRYHPTVDLDEVRGLATLMTWKTALLDLPFGGAKGGVSVDPSELSRTELERLTRKFTERIAIALGPYRDIPAPDMGTDGQVMAWMLDEYSAKRGYTPAIVTGKPITLGGSYGREAATGRGVMIVMREAAREYGIPWKGGTAALQGFGNVGSHLASFLYEEGVRIVAVTDATGGVFSDSGLDIPALTKHVHSTHGVAGFEGGDPLTNEKLWSVPCDYMIPAALGGVITKEDNANELACRVLVEAANGPTTPIADKILAERGILVLPDFLANAGGVVVSYFEWTQNLQQFRWDEEQVNSALEKKMVAAYREVAGVAREHDVTLRTAAYAIALRRVAEAEEMRGL
- a CDS encoding FxsA family protein, coding for MLGFLILLFIALPVLELVLLLRIGSWIGALPTILLVIATGIVGASLARTQGVAVLARIQRELAQGRPPVASMVDGFLIFAAGVLLLTPGVITDVFGVAFLLPPVRALVRRGLAGRLQRMAEAGTARFTVLRNVPHWPQQETREPAERPQGRDVSNL
- a CDS encoding hexose kinase: MPRVITVTPNPSIDLLFEADTLVWDDANRVAMPRRRAGGQGINVTRAVRELGGESLAVTLLGGNTGQELRNLLDAEGIDVRAATAPGTTRTFVAVRERTSGRAMLINPVGPACSPQEETTLLHELDECVAAGDWVVSSGSVPPGFDANFHARVRDRALAAGARVVVDGDGPALRAAAPGCTLLAPNLPEAARLLDRRIDGVREAAAAARALLDLGAHAAAVTMAAEGAVLATRHLPTALHAWAPPAPPSASAVGAGDAFLAALVMRLDGSEPAEALRYAVAAGTAVLHASEDELVRKQDVERLVRGIDVKEAG